In Ignisphaera sp., one DNA window encodes the following:
- a CDS encoding glycoside hydrolase family 42, producing MRTYRCGSYICTDNGFRFLLGVNYWPRKLNIRMWRDWDEDAVKEDVNIMKRLGVRVVRIFLKDEDFADEDGNLVGSSLEKLNRFLDILEENGIQAFVTFIVGHMSGKNWRIPWTSFEDLYTSRSIEKTIRFIEAVVMKIRDHKAVAGWILSNELSLVNKARNREEALATLRAFSYTIKNIDKDHVLSSGDVPDSYMQETHNVKKLVDYVGPHLYLYDNDPIRHSHLYAALIELFSNGSTHPVILEEFGFSTHQFSEDTQAKFIYEILYTSLIHGASGAFVWCFSDFVNETDPPYEWRPLELGFGLVKSDGSEKKAAEMFKRFAEEVEKLESLGINSVFRRTVDVYLVAPFYLWRDYEFIWYRDALGFFNIVKPLVSAYVMLTASGLSTSVVYELDVDIVLEKAKLLLLPSTIAALASTWRKLYSYVERGGHLYASFVRGLSYIMALHDSPTHLWQELFGVENMLEAGSIGRKIHNMLVLEFVKDFGSIKKGDKLSLEVSTPIYVFKARPIDAEVVAYDHYGEPIVFEARRGRGRTYLSLIPIEALLANTEEINWASNIHKFYESLGLEANISRLYIARDPRIEIQIFSTSLIDVDKDILVAINHSYRDIETSILSTYGLKHVEKIGGNASLKNFNDKEIEVLFYGKSVLTLLTTRNKSRQ from the coding sequence TTGAGAACATATAGATGTGGTTCATACATATGTACAGATAATGGGTTTAGATTTCTGCTAGGAGTTAATTACTGGCCTAGGAAACTCAATATAAGGATGTGGAGAGATTGGGATGAAGATGCTGTAAAAGAAGATGTAAATATTATGAAGAGACTTGGTGTAAGAGTTGTTAGAATATTCCTAAAAGATGAAGATTTTGCTGATGAAGATGGCAATCTTGTTGGTTCTTCTCTCGAGAAACTCAATAGATTTCTCGATATACTTGAGGAAAACGGTATTCAAGCATTTGTAACATTTATTGTTGGTCATATGAGTGGTAAGAATTGGAGAATTCCGTGGACATCTTTCGAGGATCTCTATACATCTAGATCCATTGAGAAGACAATAAGGTTTATAGAAGCTGTTGTGATGAAGATTAGAGATCATAAAGCTGTAGCTGGATGGATACTGAGTAACGAGCTTAGTCTTGTCAATAAGGCTAGGAATAGAGAAGAAGCATTAGCAACACTTAGAGCTTTTTCATACACCATAAAGAATATAGATAAAGATCATGTACTATCTTCAGGAGATGTTCCTGATAGCTATATGCAGGAAACACACAATGTGAAGAAACTGGTGGACTATGTTGGTCCTCATCTCTATCTCTACGATAATGACCCTATTAGGCATAGCCATCTCTATGCAGCATTAATAGAGCTTTTCTCGAATGGTTCAACACATCCAGTAATACTTGAAGAATTTGGTTTTAGCACCCATCAGTTTTCAGAAGATACACAGGCTAAATTCATATACGAGATACTCTATACATCGCTTATCCATGGAGCTTCTGGAGCATTTGTATGGTGCTTCTCGGATTTCGTTAACGAGACAGATCCTCCATATGAATGGAGACCTCTTGAACTTGGTTTTGGGCTTGTAAAAAGTGATGGATCTGAAAAGAAAGCTGCTGAAATGTTTAAGAGATTTGCAGAAGAGGTTGAGAAACTCGAGTCTCTTGGTATTAATTCGGTATTTAGGAGGACTGTAGATGTGTATCTAGTAGCTCCCTTCTACCTATGGAGAGACTACGAGTTTATATGGTATAGAGATGCTCTTGGGTTCTTCAACATAGTTAAACCACTTGTTTCAGCCTACGTAATGCTTACAGCTTCAGGATTATCTACGAGTGTTGTATATGAACTTGATGTAGATATTGTTCTAGAGAAGGCGAAACTACTACTATTACCATCAACTATAGCAGCACTTGCATCCACATGGAGGAAACTGTATAGCTATGTCGAGAGAGGTGGACATCTATATGCATCATTTGTGAGAGGCTTGAGCTACATTATGGCTCTACACGACTCTCCTACACATTTATGGCAAGAGTTATTTGGTGTTGAGAATATGCTTGAAGCAGGATCTATTGGGAGAAAGATACATAATATGCTGGTTCTAGAGTTTGTGAAAGACTTTGGATCTATAAAGAAAGGAGATAAGCTGTCTCTAGAGGTATCTACACCTATATATGTATTCAAGGCTAGACCTATAGATGCAGAAGTTGTAGCTTATGATCATTATGGAGAACCTATAGTATTTGAGGCTAGGAGAGGCAGAGGAAGAACATATCTATCGCTTATACCCATAGAGGCTCTACTAGCCAATACCGAGGAAATCAACTGGGCTTCAAATATACACAAATTCTATGAATCTCTAGGTCTTGAAGCTAACATATCTAGACTGTATATAGCTAGAGACCCAAGAATAGAGATACAAATATTTAGTACTAGCTTAATAGATGTCGATAAAGATATCCTCGTAGCTATAAACCATAGCTATAGAGATATCGAAACATCAATACTATCTACATATGGATTAAAACATGTTGAAAAAATAGGTGGAAATGCATCTCTAAAGAACTTTAATGATAAAGAAATAGAAGTTCTATTCTATGGCAAATCTGTTTTAACACTACTTACCACAAGAAATAAATCCAGACAGTAA
- a CDS encoding SLC13 family permease: protein MLDFKSFVGLLVIVYLVGMLVIRSRKPRLPVWSIMAFSMFMVLATGLVPVDDMGSMISIDVILFLIGMFSIVAILDYSGVLDSIAAWFIVRFGTRYSILLALSFIYGVLSAYTVNDALTLMGVPIAISISRAIGIDIKIILLLTAFSITIGSVMTPVGNPQNMLISSLSGMPSPFIWFLKKLTIPTLINLIVTPIVLIKIYKIKNKKTGLGFVPGELIKDKKEAILGTTCFVMTIALFILNDVLETYGFPHISRRGFIPFIIASIAYMFSKHPRKILQKVSWGTIVFFIAMFITMEGIWRSGILNPVLAFILPTKIEGLSGILRITIASLLFSQFLSNVPFTKLFISYMKSLGYTGTDTDVWITLAMATTIAGNLTILGAASNIIMLEVVEERKGKSITFTEFMKIGTLITLMNTCIYLPFIFLIN from the coding sequence ATGTTGGATTTCAAGAGTTTTGTAGGTTTATTAGTGATAGTATATCTAGTTGGTATGTTGGTAATTAGGAGTAGAAAGCCCAGATTACCTGTATGGAGCATAATGGCTTTTTCTATGTTTATGGTTCTGGCTACAGGTCTTGTTCCTGTTGATGATATGGGCTCTATGATTAGTATCGATGTTATTCTTTTCTTGATCGGTATGTTTAGTATTGTTGCTATTCTAGATTATTCTGGTGTTCTAGACTCTATTGCTGCATGGTTTATAGTGAGATTCGGAACTCGATACAGTATTCTTCTTGCTTTAAGCTTTATCTATGGAGTTCTTTCAGCATATACAGTTAACGATGCTCTAACTCTGATGGGTGTACCTATAGCTATATCTATTTCTAGAGCTATTGGCATAGATATAAAGATCATATTGCTACTTACAGCTTTCTCTATAACTATAGGCTCCGTTATGACGCCTGTAGGAAATCCCCAAAATATGTTGATATCCTCTTTATCAGGTATGCCTTCACCATTCATATGGTTTCTAAAAAAGCTTACAATACCAACGTTAATCAATCTTATCGTAACACCCATAGTCTTGATCAAAATCTATAAGATCAAGAACAAGAAAACAGGTTTAGGGTTTGTACCGGGAGAATTAATAAAAGATAAGAAGGAGGCTATCCTAGGTACAACATGTTTTGTAATGACTATAGCTCTCTTCATATTAAACGATGTTCTCGAGACATATGGATTTCCACATATATCGAGAAGAGGGTTTATACCATTCATAATCGCTAGTATAGCGTATATGTTTTCCAAACATCCTAGGAAAATACTTCAGAAAGTTAGTTGGGGTACTATAGTGTTCTTTATAGCTATGTTCATAACTATGGAAGGTATATGGAGAAGCGGAATACTGAATCCAGTTCTAGCATTTATCTTACCAACAAAAATAGAGGGACTTAGCGGAATACTCAGGATAACCATAGCCTCACTACTATTTAGTCAATTCTTAAGCAATGTACCATTCACAAAACTATTTATATCATACATGAAGAGTCTTGGATACACAGGTACAGATACAGATGTCTGGATAACGTTAGCTATGGCCACAACAATAGCGGGTAATCTAACAATACTTGGAGCAGCATCAAACATAATTATGTTAGAAGTTGTAGAAGAAAGGAAAGGAAAATCAATAACATTTACAGAGTTCATGAAGATAGGAACACTAATAACACTAATGAATACATGTATATATTTACCCTTCATATTCTTAATCAACTAA
- a CDS encoding M20 family metallo-hydrolase, producing MYEHIFNRIEELRDYAVRMLMDVIERQGVNPEYGGEGEYDKAMYILETVRSWGLNDVKIIYSQDPRAKNGVRPNVLVFIRGESDEKFWIVSHLDVVPPGDVSAWTVTKPFEPRVVEGKVYGRGAEDNGQAIVSSLIAAKSLLDCGIKPRRTIVLAFVSDEEAGSRHGMELLVNNYPELFSRKDVALVPDFGKSDGGFIEIAEKSILWLKVRFIGVQVHASIPNKGFNPHRIAIEYLHMVNIMVNTRFSSMDSLFDPPHTTCEPTMVRNTAGSPNIVPREHEVVIDCRILPEYSVDMVLNSFIEIAEYMKKIFYREIEGKHYPEIEIEVVNRLDAPPPTPRDSPIVTTLIHALRRLRNISCYRWYRWRNTCSILQEIRHTCCCLGNT from the coding sequence TTGTACGAACATATTTTCAATAGAATTGAGGAATTAAGAGATTATGCTGTAAGGATGCTTATGGATGTAATAGAGAGACAAGGTGTGAATCCTGAATATGGTGGTGAAGGTGAGTATGATAAAGCGATGTATATACTTGAAACAGTAAGGAGCTGGGGTCTTAATGATGTGAAGATAATCTATTCTCAGGATCCTAGAGCCAAGAATGGTGTTAGACCAAACGTACTTGTGTTTATAAGAGGTGAATCTGATGAAAAGTTCTGGATTGTTTCACACCTAGATGTTGTTCCCCCAGGTGATGTTTCTGCATGGACTGTAACTAAGCCTTTTGAGCCTAGGGTTGTTGAGGGAAAGGTGTATGGGAGAGGTGCTGAAGATAATGGACAGGCAATAGTTTCTTCACTTATAGCCGCTAAATCGCTACTAGATTGTGGAATCAAACCTAGAAGAACAATTGTTTTAGCTTTTGTAAGTGATGAAGAAGCTGGATCTAGACACGGTATGGAGCTACTTGTGAATAATTATCCAGAGCTTTTCAGTAGAAAAGATGTTGCATTAGTACCAGATTTCGGTAAAAGCGATGGGGGGTTCATAGAGATTGCTGAAAAGAGTATCCTCTGGCTTAAGGTGAGGTTTATAGGTGTTCAAGTTCATGCTAGTATCCCTAACAAGGGTTTTAATCCTCATAGAATTGCGATAGAGTATCTACATATGGTGAACATTATGGTAAACACCAGGTTCAGCAGTATGGATAGTCTCTTTGATCCTCCTCATACAACATGTGAACCAACTATGGTTAGAAACACAGCAGGTTCACCAAATATTGTCCCCAGAGAACACGAAGTTGTGATAGACTGTAGAATTCTACCTGAATACAGCGTTGATATGGTTTTGAATAGCTTTATAGAGATTGCGGAATACATGAAGAAGATATTCTACAGGGAAATAGAGGGTAAACATTATCCAGAGATAGAAATAGAGGTAGTGAATAGATTAGATGCCCCTCCACCAACACCTAGAGACTCACCTATAGTAACAACACTTATACACGCATTAAGGAGACTAAGGAATATATCCTGTTATAGGTGGTATAGGTGGAGGAACACTTGCAGCATACTTCAGGAGATTAGGCATACCTGCTGTTGTTTGGGCAACACATGA